The nucleotide sequence GGCACAGGTGTCGATGTCCTCTATGAAGCCCAAAGACAACGACTCATCGAAACAGTAAAACAAAACCCAAATTATACCCTTCAAAGTCCAGTGCGGTTAGAAGGCTATCAAGACAAACACGTGAAAACGATTGGTGAAGGTCAGTTGACACTGAATAAATCAGGGTATCATTTTGTGGGACACGTCTTAGATAAAGAAACCACCTATCATTTTGATGTCAAAGATGTCCCAACATGTCCATCCGATATCGGTATCAACATTCAAATTTATGAAGGGTATGAACTCTACCAGTTCGTCTTTAGTGACCCTTATCTACCGACCCAATTTGTCTTATTGGGCGAAGTATTACACGAAGACTATGTCCAAACCCATACCGGAGGTAACGTATGACTGTAGATCAATATATAGAAAATCTACCCGAACCACAACAATCCATCATGGCGGAAATCAGACGACTGATCAAAGCTGCTTTTCCAAAAGCCAAAGAAGCATTGTCTTATGGGGTACCTGCATTCAAATATGACAAAGCATTCTTTTATTATGGCGCATTCAAAGCCCATGTGAGTGTGTTTCCACCGCTCACTTCAGATGAGGCCTTACAAGCAAAGACCAAACCTTATCAAAATGAAAAAGGCAATCTCCTATTTAAGATCAATCAACCCATACCTTATGAATTGATTGTAGAGGTTGCGAAAGCATTGGAAAAACAATACACCTAAAAAAGAACCCAAAACATTCAAGTGTTTTGGGTTAGTTTTTTTCATGAATTGCTCTGATATGATTATAAGCCGTTTCGATTTGATTTAATTGGGATTCATTGAAATGATTTGGATTGAGTAAATCTATAAAGGTTTGAAAATCCGATGTTTGAATGATGAATCCTGGGTGATCATACATAAAATCACTGTAGACGTCTTGGAAGAAACGTAACCCTTGGTAATCATCTTCAGACAACGTGATGGATAATCGGTATTCGATGTATGCACGTTTGGAAACCGTCGGTGAGCTTTGAGTTTCTTTATACGTTGTGATTTCAGATTGAATGGTATTGAAGGTCACCACATCGTTGATGGACATCGCGATGCCTGCAGCATCAAAATACTGTTTGAGTTCGGAACTGCTCAATCTGAATAACCCAGCCATCGAAACATGCTGACTCATCGAAATGCTGTAGAGGGTCTGCATGAACGCTAAATAAATGGCTTCATCGGTTGGATTCGGATTTTCTGCATGCATCCGATACAATAAAATGAAATCGTCTGCTGGGTTACCCGTTTGATATAAAATATCGTGTTCGGAGGTATTGGTGAATGTCATCGATAACTCATTATAATAGAGCGGTGCGTCAAAACTCACGGCTTCATCCATTGGAGCCATGGCACACGCCTGTAACAAAAAGACACCGATCAACAGGACGATTATCAGGATTGATTTTTTCATGAGACACACCTCCTCTGTTTGTATCATACCAAATGGTTATGACAAAATTATGACAAAGCTTTTATTTAAGTGAAATCAATACTTTAAAGACCACATCACCAGCATCATTGAATAATTTGTAAGGATAACCATACAAATCACAAATTTGTTTGACGATGAATAAGCCTAAACCAGAACCTTTTTCTTGTTGGGTATTTAAGCGGTAGAAGGAGTCAAACAATTTTGTCAACTCTGCTTCCGGGAGTGATCCTTTATTTCGGATGACCAACACATACCCATTGGATTGGATAGAACCATCGATTTTCACCCAAGGTTCTGTGGTATAGGATAACGCATTTTTAACCAAATTGGTGACGAGAATGTTCAACAACTCTTCACTCATCCAGAGTGATGCAGGTT is from Paracholeplasma manati and encodes:
- a CDS encoding iron chaperone, whose protein sequence is MTVDQYIENLPEPQQSIMAEIRRLIKAAFPKAKEALSYGVPAFKYDKAFFYYGAFKAHVSVFPPLTSDEALQAKTKPYQNEKGNLLFKINQPIPYELIVEVAKALEKQYT